Proteins from a genomic interval of Bradyrhizobium sp. CCGB01:
- a CDS encoding amidohydrolase has product MAASSLPANTSGLFVEPREDWLAQHQEEIIDPARPIVDPHHHLWNRGHRYLIEEMAADIASGHNIIATVYVDCRSMYRARGPEAFRPVGEVEFANGVAAMSASGSYGKAAICAGIVSHVNLLLGDAAKPVLEAEIAAGNGRFRGIRHSSAWDEDPVVAGMYANRPKALLQDPTFRKGFACLAPLNLSFDAWLFHPQIGELTELARAFPDTKIVLDHCGGPAGVGRFAGRREEVFPQWRASIQEIAKCENVVVKLGGLAMCLLGYDFHLRPKPPSSEELAAAWRPYVETCIEAFGPKRAMFESNFPPDKGQCSYQVIFNAFKRIAAPMSEAEKTALFSQTATDVYRLDLPS; this is encoded by the coding sequence ATGGCTGCAAGCAGTCTGCCCGCCAACACGAGCGGGCTATTCGTCGAGCCGCGCGAGGACTGGCTCGCGCAACATCAGGAGGAGATCATCGATCCGGCCCGGCCGATCGTCGATCCCCACCATCATCTCTGGAATCGCGGGCATCGCTATCTGATCGAGGAGATGGCGGCCGACATCGCCTCCGGCCACAACATCATCGCCACCGTCTATGTCGATTGCCGTTCGATGTATCGCGCGCGCGGGCCCGAGGCCTTCCGGCCGGTCGGCGAAGTCGAGTTCGCCAACGGCGTTGCCGCCATGAGCGCAAGCGGCAGCTACGGCAAGGCTGCGATCTGCGCCGGCATCGTCAGCCACGTCAATCTGCTGCTGGGCGATGCCGCCAAGCCGGTGCTGGAGGCCGAGATCGCGGCGGGCAACGGCCGCTTCCGCGGCATCAGGCATTCCTCGGCCTGGGACGAAGACCCCGTCGTCGCCGGCATGTATGCCAACAGGCCCAAGGCATTGTTGCAGGACCCGACCTTCCGCAAAGGCTTTGCCTGCCTCGCGCCGCTGAATCTGAGCTTCGATGCCTGGCTGTTTCACCCGCAGATCGGCGAGCTGACCGAGCTCGCGCGCGCCTTTCCCGACACCAAAATCGTACTCGACCATTGCGGCGGTCCGGCCGGCGTCGGCCGCTTTGCCGGGCGGCGCGAAGAGGTGTTCCCGCAGTGGCGCGCGTCGATCCAGGAGATCGCAAAGTGCGAGAACGTCGTGGTGAAACTTGGCGGCCTCGCAATGTGCCTGCTCGGCTACGATTTCCACCTGCGGCCCAAGCCCCCGTCATCCGAAGAGCTTGCTGCGGCCTGGCGGCCCTATGTCGAGACCTGCATCGAAGCGTTCGGACCGAAGCGCGCGATGTTCGAGAGCAATTTCCCGCCGGACAAGGGCCAGTGCAGCTACCAGGTGATCTTCAACGCCTTCAAGCGTATCGCGGCGCCCATGAGCGAGGCCGAGAAGACGGCGCTGTTCTCGCAGACCGCGACCGATGTCTACCGGCTCGATTTGCCGTCGTGA
- a CDS encoding MBL fold metallo-hydrolase, producing the protein MWRLVSAALALFGAILTPALAQQPQRSECLAMANAAPRAMPVAFRQAASAAEVEITYAGHSTYFIDTPGGLRIATDYSGAYQVGRLPDVVTMNRAHSTHYSLHPDKRIPHVLHGWSEDGKPAIVSERIGDTFIRNVTTDIRRYFGDDSGTDMIRDGNSIFIFEVAGLCIGHLGHLHHKLDDSHFAQIGRLDIVMVPIDGTYTMSLDGVSEITKRLRASVVLPMHRFATPLDEFMHLIGQQFEIDRRSERFLRMSRDMLPAKPTVIILDGV; encoded by the coding sequence ATGTGGCGACTGGTTTCGGCGGCTCTGGCGCTGTTCGGCGCAATCCTCACCCCTGCCCTCGCCCAGCAGCCTCAACGCAGCGAATGCCTGGCGATGGCCAATGCCGCGCCACGCGCGATGCCGGTCGCATTCCGGCAGGCTGCTTCTGCCGCCGAGGTCGAGATCACCTATGCCGGCCATTCCACCTACTTCATCGACACGCCCGGCGGCTTGCGCATCGCGACCGATTATAGCGGCGCCTATCAGGTGGGACGGCTGCCCGACGTCGTCACCATGAACCGGGCGCACAGCACGCACTACTCTTTACATCCCGACAAGCGCATTCCCCATGTGCTGCATGGCTGGAGCGAGGACGGCAAGCCCGCCATCGTGTCGGAACGGATCGGCGACACATTCATCCGCAACGTCACCACCGACATCCGCCGCTATTTCGGCGACGATTCCGGCACCGACATGATCCGCGACGGCAATTCGATCTTCATCTTCGAGGTCGCCGGCCTCTGCATCGGCCATCTCGGCCATCTCCATCACAAGCTCGACGACAGCCATTTTGCCCAGATCGGGCGGCTCGACATCGTGATGGTGCCGATCGACGGCACCTACACCATGTCGCTCGACGGCGTCTCGGAGATCACCAAGCGGCTGCGCGCCTCGGTGGTGCTGCCGATGCACCGCTTCGCCACCCCGCTCGACGAATTCATGCACCTGATCGGTCAGCAGTTCGAGATCGACCGGCGCAGCGAGCGCTTCCTGCGCATGTCGCGGGATATGCTGCCGGCGAAACCGACCGTGATCATCCTCGACGGCGTCTGA
- a CDS encoding permease — protein MSSATALSWFARHELRLAWREWFAMMTGGRRKRARAAVIGLLFFAALLHVPAWAVIGRFADLQLPLDKSSLIVISATIFLAWTLMLSQAIESVTRVFYARADLDLIMSSPATLANLFSVRIAAIALTVTVMALLFSTPFIDVLVFGGGARWLAAFGVVIAMGLSAAAIAIAVTILLFRLIGPARTRLIAQILAAIIGAGFVIALQVAAIMSYGTLSRFTILTSESLAAYAPDVDSVWWWPARATMGDSEALLLLLALGLVLLGSVMAIFSRRFADTAIDAAAYGTSGRRRAKERPFRGGSRQQALRRKEFMLLWRDPWLISQTLMQLLYLVPPALLLWRNFADSSAALTLITPVIVMAAGQLAGGLAWLTISGEDAPDLVATAPLTPSSVIRAKIEVVLIAIAVIFCPLIAALGFASPFQAAVSAGAVITSAASATAIQLWFRVQARRSQFRRRQTSSRLATFAEAFSSIGWAASAALLLALPIAGLISGLITAGLVAITWKFSPRRQ, from the coding sequence ATGAGCTCGGCGACCGCCCTGTCCTGGTTTGCCCGTCACGAGCTCCGGCTCGCCTGGCGCGAATGGTTCGCCATGATGACCGGCGGCCGGCGCAAGCGGGCGCGCGCGGCCGTCATTGGCCTGCTCTTCTTCGCCGCACTGCTGCATGTGCCCGCCTGGGCGGTGATCGGCCGCTTCGCCGATCTGCAACTGCCGCTCGACAAATCCTCGCTGATCGTGATCTCGGCGACGATCTTCCTCGCCTGGACATTGATGCTGTCGCAGGCGATCGAATCCGTGACGCGGGTGTTTTACGCCCGCGCCGACCTCGACCTCATCATGTCCTCGCCCGCGACGCTGGCCAATCTGTTCTCGGTACGCATCGCCGCGATCGCGCTCACCGTCACGGTGATGGCGCTCTTGTTCTCGACGCCCTTCATCGACGTGCTGGTGTTCGGCGGCGGCGCGCGATGGCTTGCGGCGTTCGGCGTCGTCATCGCCATGGGCCTCTCCGCCGCGGCGATCGCGATCGCCGTCACCATCCTGCTGTTCCGCCTGATCGGCCCGGCGCGCACACGCCTCATAGCCCAGATCCTCGCCGCGATCATCGGAGCCGGCTTCGTGATCGCGCTCCAGGTCGCCGCGATCATGTCCTACGGCACGCTGTCGCGCTTCACCATCCTGACCTCGGAGAGCCTCGCCGCCTACGCGCCTGATGTCGACAGCGTCTGGTGGTGGCCGGCGCGCGCGACCATGGGCGACAGCGAAGCGCTGCTGCTGCTCCTCGCGCTCGGGCTCGTGTTGCTCGGAAGCGTGATGGCGATCTTCTCGCGCCGCTTCGCCGATACCGCGATCGATGCCGCCGCTTACGGCACCTCCGGCCGCAGGCGCGCGAAGGAACGCCCGTTCCGCGGCGGATCGCGGCAACAGGCGCTGCGGCGCAAGGAATTCATGCTGCTGTGGCGCGATCCCTGGCTGATCTCGCAGACCCTGATGCAGCTGCTCTATCTGGTGCCGCCGGCGCTGCTGCTCTGGCGTAACTTTGCCGACAGCTCCGCGGCGCTGACGCTGATCACACCTGTCATCGTGATGGCGGCAGGACAGCTCGCCGGCGGGCTCGCCTGGCTGACGATCTCGGGCGAGGACGCGCCCGATCTGGTCGCGACGGCGCCTTTGACACCGTCCAGCGTCATCCGCGCCAAGATCGAGGTGGTGCTGATCGCCATCGCCGTCATCTTCTGCCCGTTGATTGCTGCGCTCGGTTTTGCCTCGCCGTTCCAGGCCGCGGTCAGCGCCGGGGCCGTTATCACCAGCGCAGCGTCCGCGACCGCGATCCAGCTCTGGTTCCGCGTGCAGGCAAGGCGCAGCCAATTCCGCCGCCGCCAGACATCGTCGCGACTTGCGACCTTCGCGGAAGCGTTCTCCTCGATCGGCTGGGCCGCCAGCGCGGCACTTCTGCTGGCTCTCCCCATCGCAGGCCTGATCAGCGGCCTGATCACAGCCGGCCTCGTTGCCATCACCTGGAAATTCAGTCCAAGGCGCCAATAA
- a CDS encoding ABC transporter ATP-binding protein, whose amino-acid sequence MVASDAKPDGVAVMKRDKSALEVLGLTKRFDRLAVDSLDLTIHAGEFYALVGPNGAGKTTTLRMVAGLLRPDAGAVSIFGIDALQNPVAAKQVMAWVSDEPMIYDKLTPLEYLEFVAGLWGIAPSVSEPVAEELLSSLGLEPHRHERCEGFSKGMRQKVALAGALVHDPRLIILDEPLTGLDAVSARHVKGLLSQRVQAGCTIIMTTHILEVAERMADRIGVIASGRLVAEGTLTELRQQNGHADTSLEDLFIALVTLPEAA is encoded by the coding sequence ATGGTCGCGAGCGATGCAAAACCGGATGGTGTGGCCGTCATGAAGCGGGACAAGTCGGCACTGGAAGTCCTGGGGTTAACGAAGCGTTTTGACCGTCTGGCGGTCGACAGCCTCGATCTCACCATCCATGCCGGCGAATTCTATGCGCTGGTCGGCCCCAACGGCGCCGGCAAGACCACCACTTTGCGCATGGTTGCGGGCCTGCTCAGGCCCGATGCCGGCGCGGTCTCGATCTTCGGCATCGACGCGCTCCAGAATCCGGTCGCCGCCAAGCAGGTGATGGCGTGGGTCTCCGACGAGCCGATGATCTACGACAAGCTCACCCCGCTCGAATATCTCGAATTCGTCGCCGGGCTCTGGGGCATCGCGCCATCTGTCTCGGAACCGGTCGCCGAGGAGCTGCTGAGCTCACTCGGGCTCGAGCCGCACCGGCACGAACGCTGCGAGGGCTTTTCCAAGGGCATGCGCCAGAAGGTGGCACTGGCCGGTGCGCTGGTGCACGATCCCCGCCTCATCATCCTCGACGAACCCCTGACGGGCCTCGATGCCGTTTCCGCCCGCCACGTGAAGGGTCTTCTCAGCCAGCGCGTTCAGGCTGGCTGCACCATCATCATGACCACGCATATTCTCGAGGTTGCCGAACGCATGGCCGATCGCATCGGCGTGATCGCCTCGGGCCGTCTGGTGGCCGAGGGCACGCTGACCGAGCTGCGCCAGCAGAACGGCCATGCCGACACCAGCCTGGAAGATCTCTTCATCGCGCTGGTGACCCTTCCGGAAGCCGCATGA
- a CDS encoding branched-chain amino acid ABC transporter permease — translation MLDFVQQLVSGVALGCVYGLIALGFVLVYKATEVVNFAQGDLMMLGGFFAFTFIGMLGLNYWIGFAGAVAAMALFGMLAERVVVRPILGYPQFSIIMATIGLGYFLRSVAGMIWGTDDLKIETPFSQGVLRVGSLVLAYDKLSVIAATMILCTLLWLFFNKTTLGTAMRASSENMLAAYYMGIPVKRVVSVVWAISAAVATCAGVLLAPITFIHSNVGLVLGLKAFPAAVLGGFGSIPGAVVGGVLIGVIESMAGFYLAEGWKDVAPYVVLLAVLLLKPEGLFGLHVRKKV, via the coding sequence ATGCTGGATTTCGTTCAGCAGCTGGTCAGCGGTGTTGCGCTCGGCTGCGTCTACGGCCTGATCGCGCTCGGCTTCGTGCTCGTCTACAAGGCCACCGAGGTCGTCAATTTCGCCCAGGGCGATTTGATGATGCTGGGCGGCTTCTTCGCCTTCACCTTCATCGGCATGCTGGGACTGAATTACTGGATCGGCTTTGCCGGTGCGGTGGCCGCCATGGCGTTGTTCGGCATGCTGGCGGAACGCGTGGTGGTGCGGCCGATCCTCGGCTATCCGCAATTCTCCATCATCATGGCCACGATCGGCCTCGGCTATTTCCTGCGCTCGGTCGCCGGCATGATCTGGGGCACCGACGATTTGAAGATCGAGACACCGTTCAGCCAGGGCGTGCTGCGCGTCGGCTCGCTGGTGCTCGCCTACGACAAGCTCTCGGTGATCGCGGCAACGATGATCCTGTGCACGCTGCTCTGGCTGTTCTTCAACAAGACCACGCTCGGCACCGCGATGCGCGCCAGCTCCGAGAACATGCTGGCGGCCTATTACATGGGCATCCCGGTGAAGCGCGTGGTGTCGGTGGTCTGGGCGATCAGCGCGGCGGTCGCGACCTGCGCCGGCGTGCTGCTGGCACCGATCACCTTCATCCATTCCAATGTCGGCCTCGTGCTCGGCCTGAAGGCGTTTCCCGCCGCGGTCCTCGGCGGATTCGGGTCGATCCCCGGCGCGGTCGTCGGCGGCGTCCTGATCGGCGTGATCGAGAGCATGGCCGGCTTCTATCTGGCGGAGGGCTGGAAGGACGTCGCACCCTATGTCGTGCTGCTCGCCGTGCTGCTCTTGAAGCCTGAAGGCCTGTTCGGCCTCCACGTTCGCAAGAAGGTCTGA
- a CDS encoding branched-chain amino acid ABC transporter permease encodes MRFLFKTSYDDDIKLFPHSGYVVSYGILLALLLIAPYVLSSYLMSQLVFVCIYATVGVALLILTGFTGQASLGHAAFLAIGAYTAAYLQKYNVPFPVYFLAAGALTGLIGAMVGFPALRLQGIYLVIATISFALIVEEILARWESVTNGNEGMRVKTLSLLGVPVPRDSPAFYFLCLAVLVLTIVGTLNLLRSPTGRAFVAIRDSETAARSMGVNVALYKVKSFAISAAITGFAGVLFAHKLSFISPEMFTLQLSIEFIIVILIGGTFSLHGAVLGAIFIVMIDPFLTYLKDDMPGIIAGIAATFGAGSATAANVQSKVAAFASLNGLKGAIYGIIIVLFVLFEPLGLYGRWLKIKLFFQLFPLYKRATFKRQKIYVKSERNR; translated from the coding sequence ATGCGGTTCCTGTTCAAGACCAGCTATGACGACGACATCAAGCTGTTTCCGCATTCGGGCTATGTCGTCTCCTACGGCATCCTGCTCGCGCTGCTGCTGATCGCGCCCTACGTGCTCTCCAGCTATCTGATGAGCCAGCTCGTCTTCGTCTGCATCTACGCGACCGTTGGCGTCGCCCTTCTGATCCTGACCGGCTTTACCGGGCAAGCCTCGCTCGGGCATGCCGCGTTCCTCGCGATCGGCGCCTACACGGCGGCGTACCTCCAGAAATACAATGTGCCGTTCCCGGTCTACTTCCTCGCGGCGGGCGCCCTGACCGGCCTGATCGGCGCGATGGTCGGCTTTCCGGCGCTGCGGCTCCAGGGCATCTACCTCGTCATCGCCACCATCTCCTTTGCCTTGATCGTCGAGGAGATCCTGGCGCGCTGGGAGAGTGTCACCAATGGCAACGAGGGCATGCGGGTCAAGACGCTGTCGCTGCTCGGCGTCCCCGTGCCGCGCGACAGTCCGGCCTTCTATTTCCTCTGCCTCGCCGTGCTGGTTCTGACCATCGTCGGCACGCTCAATCTGTTGCGCTCGCCGACGGGGCGCGCCTTCGTCGCGATCCGCGACAGCGAGACCGCGGCGCGCAGCATGGGCGTCAATGTCGCGCTGTACAAGGTGAAGTCCTTTGCGATCTCGGCGGCGATCACCGGCTTTGCCGGCGTCCTGTTCGCCCACAAGCTCTCCTTCATCTCGCCGGAGATGTTCACGCTCCAGCTCTCGATCGAGTTCATCATCGTGATCCTGATCGGCGGTACCTTCAGCCTGCACGGCGCGGTGCTGGGCGCGATCTTCATCGTGATGATCGATCCGTTCCTGACCTATCTGAAGGACGACATGCCCGGCATCATCGCCGGCATCGCCGCAACGTTCGGAGCGGGCTCTGCGACGGCCGCCAACGTCCAGTCCAAGGTCGCGGCCTTCGCCTCGCTGAACGGGCTGAAGGGTGCGATCTACGGCATCATCATCGTGCTGTTCGTGCTGTTCGAGCCGCTCGGGCTCTACGGCCGCTGGCTCAAGATCAAGCTCTTCTTCCAGCTGTTCCCGCTCTACAAGCGCGCCACCTTCAAGCGTCAGAAGATCTACGTGAAGTCGGAGCGCAACCGATGA
- a CDS encoding ABC transporter ATP-binding protein: MSYFRAENLSLHFGGLKAVDAVSFAVEKGEILSIIGPNGAGKSSIFNLISRIYRPTSGRIFFEDQDITEQPPYDIARLGIARTFQNIELFENATVLSNLLVGRHRHSTTQLWQELLFLPSVRANEKMHRRRVEQVIEFLDLEPYRDKLISGLPYGVRKVIELARALCSEPKLILLDEPSSGLNVEETGDMSFWIRDLKNELGVTVLMVEHDMSLVNRVSDRVIALNYGRVLAMGSPAEVQQHPDVVAAYLGA, encoded by the coding sequence ATGAGCTATTTCCGCGCCGAGAACCTGTCGCTGCATTTCGGAGGCCTGAAGGCCGTCGATGCCGTGTCGTTCGCGGTCGAGAAGGGCGAGATCCTCTCGATCATCGGGCCGAACGGCGCCGGCAAGAGCTCGATCTTCAATTTGATCTCGCGGATCTACCGGCCGACCTCGGGCCGCATCTTCTTCGAGGACCAGGACATCACCGAGCAGCCGCCCTACGACATCGCCAGGCTCGGCATCGCCCGCACCTTCCAGAACATCGAGCTGTTCGAGAACGCCACCGTGCTGTCGAACCTTCTGGTTGGGCGCCACCGGCATTCGACCACGCAGCTCTGGCAGGAGCTGCTGTTCCTGCCGAGCGTGCGCGCCAACGAGAAAATGCACCGTCGCCGGGTCGAGCAGGTGATCGAATTCCTCGATCTCGAACCCTATCGCGACAAGCTGATCTCCGGCCTGCCCTACGGCGTGCGCAAGGTGATCGAACTGGCGCGCGCGCTGTGCTCGGAGCCAAAACTGATCCTGCTCGACGAGCCGTCCTCCGGCCTGAACGTCGAGGAGACCGGCGACATGTCGTTCTGGATCCGCGACCTGAAGAACGAGCTCGGCGTCACCGTGCTGATGGTCGAGCACGACATGTCGCTGGTCAACCGCGTCTCCGATCGCGTCATCGCGCTGAACTATGGCCGGGTGCTCGCCATGGGCTCGCCTGCCGAAGTGCAGCAGCATCCCGATGTCGTCGCCGCGTATCTGGGAGCCTGA
- a CDS encoding ABC transporter ATP-binding protein — MDAAVTPEIILKLSNIESYYGPIMAIRGISLEVPRGRIVTLLGANGAGKTTVLKTISGILDPQKGAIEFMGKSIQRMEADRIVRLGLSHVPEGREVFPFLSVRENLMMGAYPRKDRDGVVEDLERVYGYFPRLKERINQPAGQLSGGEQQMLAIGRALMNRPTLLLLDEPSLGLSPLLVKEIFTIIRRVNEEQGMSILLVEQNAKVALETAHYGYVLEIGRIVMNDTCDRLMHSQDIQEFYLGAKEAGARGERRWKKKKTWR; from the coding sequence ATGGACGCCGCCGTCACGCCCGAGATCATCTTGAAGCTCTCCAACATCGAGAGCTATTACGGGCCGATCATGGCGATCCGCGGCATCTCGCTGGAGGTGCCGCGCGGCCGCATCGTCACCCTGCTTGGTGCCAACGGCGCCGGCAAGACCACGGTGCTGAAGACGATCTCGGGCATTCTGGATCCGCAGAAAGGCGCGATCGAATTCATGGGCAAGTCGATCCAGCGCATGGAGGCGGACCGCATCGTGCGGCTGGGCCTCAGCCATGTGCCGGAGGGGCGCGAGGTGTTCCCGTTCCTCTCGGTGCGCGAGAACCTGATGATGGGGGCGTATCCGCGCAAGGACCGTGATGGCGTTGTGGAGGATCTGGAGCGCGTCTACGGCTATTTCCCGCGGCTGAAGGAACGCATCAACCAGCCGGCCGGCCAACTTTCCGGCGGGGAGCAGCAGATGCTCGCGATCGGGCGTGCGCTGATGAACCGGCCGACGCTGCTGCTGCTCGACGAGCCCTCGCTCGGCCTGTCGCCGCTGCTGGTGAAGGAGATCTTCACGATCATCCGCCGCGTCAACGAAGAGCAGGGCATGTCGATCCTGCTGGTCGAGCAGAACGCCAAGGTGGCGCTGGAGACGGCACATTACGGCTATGTGCTGGAGATCGGCCGGATCGTGATGAACGACACCTGCGACCGCTTGATGCATTCCCAGGACATCCAGGAATTCTACCTTGGCGCCAAGGAAGCGGGCGCACGAGGCGAGCGGCGCTGGAAAAAGAAGAAGACGTGGCGTTAG
- a CDS encoding long-chain fatty acid--CoA ligase: protein MVRPAVLTVADTIAKSFLRAAETRGDRPAIREKKFGIWQPTSWREWLEISKEVAYALRASGFMPGDVASIIANAVPEWVHADMGILCAGGVSSGIYPTDASSQVEYLVNDSRTRVIFAEDEEQLDKVLTCRARCPSLQKIVVFDMEGLSGFSDDMVMSLDEFRALGRNHMVGREALWQEMIDSRSAGDLAVLVYTSGTTGPPKGAMHANRSVTHQMRHANDFIPAQEDEDRLIFLPLCHVAERIGGYYISVALGSVMNFAESPETVPDNLREVQPTIFLAVPRIWEKFYSAITIALKDATPLQQWVYRRAIAVGYRMVDCRIEGKAPPLSLRIANKIAYRLAFRNIRRMIGLDRCRIAFTGAAPIAPELIRWYLALGIDMHEVYGQTENCGVATMMPAERIKLGSVGTAVSWGEVALSPDGEILIKGDFLFMGYLNQPEKTAETIDHRGWLHTGDVGTIDNEGFVRITDRMKDIIITSGGKNVTPSEIENQLKFSPYISDAVVIGDKRPYLTCLVMIDQENVEKFAQDHDIPFTNYASLCRATEIQDLIWREIEAVNGNFARVETIKRFYLIERQLTPEDEELTPTMKLKRGFVNKRYAVEIEAMYRQRAVA from the coding sequence ATGGTCCGGCCGGCGGTGCTGACGGTCGCTGATACGATCGCGAAAAGCTTCTTGCGCGCCGCCGAGACGCGGGGCGACAGGCCGGCTATCCGCGAGAAGAAATTCGGCATCTGGCAGCCGACCAGCTGGCGCGAATGGCTGGAGATTTCGAAGGAGGTCGCCTACGCGCTCCGTGCCTCCGGCTTCATGCCCGGCGACGTCGCCTCCATCATCGCCAACGCCGTTCCGGAATGGGTTCATGCCGACATGGGCATCCTGTGCGCCGGCGGCGTCTCCTCGGGCATCTATCCGACCGACGCATCGTCCCAGGTCGAATATCTGGTCAACGATTCCCGGACCAGGGTGATCTTCGCCGAGGACGAGGAGCAGCTCGACAAGGTGCTCACTTGCCGCGCGCGCTGTCCCTCTCTGCAGAAAATCGTCGTGTTCGACATGGAAGGCCTCAGCGGCTTTTCCGACGACATGGTGATGTCGCTCGACGAGTTTCGCGCGCTCGGCCGCAACCACATGGTCGGCCGCGAGGCGCTGTGGCAGGAGATGATCGACAGCCGCAGCGCCGGCGACCTCGCGGTGCTCGTCTACACCTCGGGTACGACCGGTCCGCCCAAGGGCGCGATGCACGCCAACCGCAGCGTGACGCATCAGATGCGGCACGCCAACGACTTCATCCCGGCACAGGAGGACGAGGACCGGCTGATCTTCCTGCCGCTCTGTCATGTCGCCGAGCGCATCGGCGGCTACTACATCTCCGTCGCGCTGGGCTCGGTGATGAACTTTGCCGAGAGCCCCGAGACGGTCCCTGACAATCTGCGCGAGGTGCAGCCGACCATCTTCCTCGCGGTGCCGCGGATCTGGGAGAAATTCTATTCCGCGATCACCATCGCGCTGAAGGATGCGACGCCGCTCCAGCAATGGGTCTATCGCCGCGCCATCGCCGTCGGCTATCGCATGGTCGATTGCCGGATCGAGGGCAAGGCGCCGCCGCTCTCGCTGCGCATCGCCAACAAGATCGCCTACCGGCTCGCGTTCCGCAACATCCGCCGCATGATCGGGCTCGATCGTTGCCGCATCGCGTTCACGGGCGCCGCGCCCATCGCGCCGGAGCTGATCCGCTGGTATCTCGCGCTCGGCATCGACATGCACGAGGTCTACGGCCAGACCGAGAATTGCGGGGTGGCGACCATGATGCCGGCGGAGCGCATCAAGCTCGGCTCGGTCGGCACAGCCGTGTCCTGGGGCGAAGTCGCGCTGTCGCCCGACGGCGAGATCCTGATCAAGGGCGACTTCCTGTTCATGGGCTATCTGAATCAGCCGGAGAAGACGGCCGAGACCATCGACCATCGCGGCTGGCTGCACACCGGCGATGTCGGCACCATCGACAACGAAGGTTTCGTCCGCATCACCGACCGGATGAAGGACATCATCATCACCTCCGGCGGAAAGAACGTCACGCCGTCCGAGATCGAGAACCAGCTCAAATTCTCACCCTACATCTCGGATGCCGTGGTGATCGGCGACAAGCGGCCGTATCTGACCTGCCTCGTGATGATCGACCAGGAGAATGTCGAGAAATTCGCCCAGGACCACGACATCCCCTTCACCAATTATGCGAGCCTGTGTCGCGCGACGGAGATCCAGGACCTGATCTGGCGCGAGATCGAGGCGGTCAACGGCAATTTCGCCCGCGTCGAGACCATCAAGAGATTCTACCTGATCGAGCGTCAGCTCACTCCGGAGGATGAGGAACTGACGCCGACCATGAAGCTGAAGCGCGGCTTCGTGAACAAGCGCTACGCCGTCGAGATCGAGGCGATGTATCGCCAGCGTGCGGTCGCCTGA